A stretch of the Drosophila sulfurigaster albostrigata strain 15112-1811.04 chromosome 2L, ASM2355843v2, whole genome shotgun sequence genome encodes the following:
- the LOC133837066 gene encoding uncharacterized protein LOC133837066, which produces MNRHLCVCCCLLGGSGALQVCFCEKPDFITKCEDTDLHLFNNNADGNVGAWAASVLAPLDWGRHWQVYPIPDVMLTVRWVAYSHVLHMCGQCDGMYSRHYIYVTLRPLTTTKN; this is translated from the coding sequence ATGAACAGACATTTGtgtgtctgctgctgcctACTGGGCGGCAGTGGAGCACTCCAAGTTTGTTTCTGCGAGAAGCCCGACTTTATAACCAAGTGCGAGGATACGGATCTACATCTGTTCAATAACAATGCGGATGGAAATGTTGGTGCCTGGGCTGCCAGCGTTTTGGCACCGTTGGACTGGGGACGCCACTGGCAGGTGTATCCCATACCAGATGTGATGTTGACAGTGCGCTGGGTAGCCTACTCGCATGTCTTGCATATGTGCGGACAATGCGATGGAATGTATTCAAGACATTATATTTACGTTACGCTGCGACCACTCACAACAACCAAGaactaa
- the LOC133836991 gene encoding uncharacterized protein LOC133836991, whose amino-acid sequence MPRARKRFAESPVKDSDNESSSSEVGLPPPPADDANLLSILEMQNRNFAELIKQVQCSQNEPKDAKNIVLPKFNPDRAGSDALSWCSTVDYILSENQLVGSALVMSPQQITGRHRISLALADMFSWHYVDAVPRIIFTIFFWNGDFGRNRY is encoded by the coding sequence ATGCCACGCGCCAGAAAACGTTTCGCCGAAAGTCCGGTCAAAGACTCGGATAATGAATCCTCGTCATCAGAAGTGGGATTACCTCCGCCTCCAGCCGATGATGCAAATCTTTTGTCAATTTTGGAGATGCAAAATCGTAATTTCGCTGAGCTAATAAAACAAGTGCAGTGCTCTCAAAATGAACCAAAAGATGCCAAAAACATTGTTTTGCCAAAGTTCAACCCTGATCGTGCAGGATCAGACGCTCTCTCCTGGTGTTCAACGGTCGACTACATCTTGTCCGAAAACCAGCTAGTGGGCAGCGCTCTTGTAATGTCCCCTCAGCAAATCACTGGAAGGCACCGCATCTCACTGGCTCTCGCAGACATGTTTTCCTGGCATTACGTGGACGCAGTTCCGagaattatttttacaatatttttctgGAACGGAGACTTTGGCCGCAACCGTTATTAA